One window from the genome of Streptomyces sp. NBC_00287 encodes:
- a CDS encoding sigma-70 family RNA polymerase sigma factor yields the protein MTSPTPDPAGPVIRSPRSVMPPEFWAFQARYDRACLEYSRIHLGNAVAARRLVESTFVYLATIWGRLETMDNPGAYAWALFKQRVHGELAAQGRSPATTETLAFARAISAATAPLLGAFRSTFHAEYGEEIAELEEGMGLYRGMTRLSERQFDVLVLRDALGFDTRETALIMGISEATVRSTRRTAKHRLAAAMGYRTDATADDDKE from the coding sequence ATGACCAGTCCCACCCCCGACCCCGCGGGTCCCGTGATCCGCAGCCCCCGTTCCGTCATGCCGCCCGAGTTCTGGGCCTTCCAGGCCCGTTACGACCGGGCCTGTCTGGAGTACAGCCGGATCCACCTCGGCAACGCCGTCGCGGCCCGCCGGCTGGTGGAGAGCACCTTCGTCTACCTGGCCACCATCTGGGGGCGCCTGGAGACCATGGACAACCCCGGGGCGTACGCCTGGGCCCTGTTCAAGCAGCGGGTGCACGGCGAACTCGCCGCGCAGGGCCGTAGTCCCGCCACCACCGAGACCCTGGCCTTCGCCCGCGCCATCAGCGCCGCCACCGCACCCCTGCTCGGCGCCTTCCGCTCCACCTTCCACGCCGAATACGGCGAGGAGATCGCGGAGTTGGAGGAGGGCATGGGTCTGTACCGGGGCATGACCCGGCTCAGCGAGCGGCAGTTCGACGTGCTCGTGCTGCGCGACGCCCTCGGCTTCGACACCCGCGAGACCGCCCTGATCATGGGCATCAGCGAGGCCACCGTCCGCTCCACCCGCCGTACCGCCAAACATCGGCTCGCCGCCGCCATGGGCTACCGGACCGACGCCACCGCCGACGACGACAAGGAGTGA